The following DNA comes from Hyphococcus flavus.
TTGCAGCTAACCGACGGCAATCAGGACAATACGATAACGCTTCCAGCGACGCTGGGCGATAAAATATCGCTTTACGGTAATCGCCTTGGGCAAGCCAATATGTACGGCTTCGGCATCGCCGCAAACACATTGACATACAAGTCCGCGAACACCCATCAATGGTATGTCAACGGCACCGAACGCATGTCGCTCGCCGGCGATATTCTCAGCGTAGATAAGTTATCCGCGCCCTCCACGCTAGGCGATAAGATTTCATTGTTTGGCAACAGGTTTGGTCAGGCCAACATGTACGGTTTTGGAATCGCCGCGAATACGCTTTATTACAAGTCCGCCAATACGCATAAATGGTATATCGATAATTCGCCATCGATGACGCTCGTGAACGGACGCTTGGGAATCGGCACGCAGTCACCGGATCATGAACTTATTGTTCAGGGTAATGATCCGGCCATGCAAATCCGAGATGATACAACGGATAATTCAGCAAACGCTGCGAGGCTGGAATTACTAGAAAGAGCCGGAGGTAACTATAACGGCGGCGCATATTTCTGGTGGAACGGCGAGACCAACAAGCTTCTTATCGGCACGAAAAACGAAGGCAACAATCGGAACATCCTCATTCTCGATAGGGGAACAGAAAACGTCGGTATCGGCACCCAGAATCCAGGCAGCTATAAGCTGGCGGTAAACGGGAAAATCCGTGCAAAAGAAATTGTGGTGGAAACAGGTTGGTCTGATTTTGTTTTTGAGGACGACTATGTTTTGAGACCGTTGAGCGAAGTCAAAAGCTTTATTGAAGACAATGGCCATCTGCCTGACGTTCCTTCAGCAAAAACGATTGAATCGGAAGGCGTTAGCCTGGGCGAGAACCAGGCCGTCCTGTTGCGAAAGATCGAGGAGCTGACGCTTTATACCATCGCGCTTGAGGAACGCTTGGCCGAGCTTGAGGCAGCGCGATGAGACGGCCTCTTATCCTTCTCTTCTCAGCGATCGCACTGCCCGTTGCCGCGCAGACGCCAGCCGCTAAGGGCGTATATCGTTTGCCCTATCCTGATGGAACGCAGGTCAACATCGGAAACGACCACACAACCCATTCGCCAACACGCAACCGTCTTGACATGAGTGCGTCAACGGCAGGCCAAACAATCGTCGCCGCCGCAGCAGGCGTCGTCCGCATTGTTGTGGACGATAATAATACTGTTTGTCTGCCCACCCCTTCTTCTAGCCTGTTAGCTTTTGATCAGGACGATGACGATAGTATTTCCGATTTTGAACTGTTGGCGGCTTACAACGCTTCGTCTTCAAACCGGACAACGATCCAAAATGCATTCACAGCACGTTGTAATGCTTTTTCTACTTCAAGTGCACGATGTTGCATCCGCTCTGTGGAAGATCCCCTACCGCAAAACTGCGCCTGGATGGGCGCTCCGGCAGGGACAACGTGCGGCGCAGGAACTGACGGCAATGGCCCGAACAATTACATCTGGATAGAACACCCGAATGGCGAGTGGACAAAGTACACGCATATCCAGACCAATAGCGCTCTTGTGTCTGAGGGCCAGAATATTGTTGCGGGAACGCCACTCGGTATCGAAGGCGATGTCGGAATCGCTACTGGCCGTCATGTGCATTTTGAAGTTGCAGGTATTGAAAGCGCCGATGAGATCGGAGCCCAAGGCTGGCTTAATGATGTTGACAATGTCGGCAATCGGAATTTGCGCAACCGGGTTCCGACCTTTTGCCAGGTTGGGGTTGTTGAACAAGGTCAATCCGAAACAGCGGCGAAATGTGATGACCTTTGCGGCAATGCGAGTGAATCGGTTAGCGGCGCGACGACATCAGGCAATTCACCGCGTTTGGTGCAGGCGACAAATACCGTCACATCAACTTCAACAGTTGGGGCGAATAGCGGCCTAGCCTTACGGGCAGGTCAAAAAATCACGCTGCAACCTGGGTTTAGTGCAACCAATGGCGGTTTTTTCGCTGCTGAAATCGGCGCCTGCGACGCACCAGGCGGCACAGGTGACGGATAAAAAATGCCAGTAACAAGCAGCGCTGCGTATGACTTCAAATAGCGCTGCTTGTTATTCCTTATCGACCAGCAGGCCTGTTTCAAAACCGTCAATGCTGGTCGTGTTTTTTTCACGCCAATAGTCGCGAATACCGTCCTCGCCCTTCGCAGTAGACCATTTGCGCAACACGTGGCGCTCGCTGACAAAGCTCATTTCCGGAACGGCGTAACCGCAACTGGTTTGAACCGACTCGATATCGATAAATATAATCTGCCGGGCGCCGGGTAACTCCGGAAACATTGCCTGATGCGTCACAAACGTTTCCTCTCCACTCGCCACCGCTCTACCGCGCCCGTAAAGCCGCAATATCAACGGCTTCTTGTCAAAACTATTGAACATGACCGTGATGCGCCCATCTCTTTTTATGTGAGCGGCTGTTTCATTACCGCTGCCTGTGAGATCGAGGTAAGCGCATGTAGTGTCACTAAAAACGCGAAATGTATCCTGCCCTTTGGGTGAAAGGTTTATGCGGCCATCGGCGGCTGCAGTCGCCACAAAAAACATCGGTTGATTTGCGATAAACTTTTTATGGTCATCCTGCAGCCGGTCGAAAAACTCCGCCATATTGTAACTTGTTTACCCTTCGTGATTAGCGCGAACATACTCATCAAGAAGGCGCACGCCAAAACCAGATCCACCTTTCGGGCATGTCGGTTTATCTTTCTGGTTCCAGGCCATCCCGGCAATATCAAGATGGGCCCAGGACACGCCGTCCTTGATAAACCGGCCAAGGAATGCCGCGGCGGATGAAGATCCGGCGCCCTTGCCGCCAATATTTTGCATGTCTGCAATCTCCGACTTGATCATCTCATCGTGTGCTTGTGTAAGAGGCATGCGCCAGAGCTTGTCCCCGCTCGTCTCCCCCGCTGCGTCGAGCTGTTTTGCGAGCTTGTCATCCTTTGTGAACATGCCCGCGAATTCGTGGGCTAGAGCAATGATGATCGCACCAGTCAGCGTCGCTAAATCAATGACAGCCTTTGGCTTGTAAGTCTCCTGTGTCCACCAAAGAGCGTCCGCGAGGACAAGACGGCCCTCGGCATCCGTATTCAAAACTTCGATCGTCTGTCCCGACATAGACTTCACGACATCGCCGGGACGCTGCGCCTTACCGTCAGGCATGTTCTCGACAAGCCCGACAACGCCAATAACGTTCGCCTTGGCTTTCCGCCCAGCAATCGCCGCCATTGCCCCTGTAACCGCGCCGGCGCCGCCCATGTCCCACTTCATGTCTTCCATATTCGGCGCGGGCTTTAAAGAGATGCCGCCAGTGTCAAAAGTAACCCCCTTGCCGACAAAGGCGACAGGCGCCTCGCCTTTTTTGCCGCCAAGCCACTCCATGGCGACGAGCTTGCTCTCACGCGCAGAGCCTTCGCCGACACCGAGAAGCGATCCCATACCGAGTTTTTTCATCTCGGCCTCACCAAGCACTTTCACTTTTACGCCCAGCTTCGACAGCGCCTGGCATTGTTTAGCGAAAGAGTCCGGGTAAAGAATGTTGGCTGGCTCTGAAACAAGGTTTCGCGTCAAGAAAACACCATCATTCACTGCATCATAGGCCGCAAAAGTTTCTTTCGCTTTTGCAGCCGCCGTCTGAACAGTAACTTTCGCCAGCATCGGCTTATCGTCTTTTTCTTCTTTCGTGCGATATTTATCAAAGCGGTACGACTTCATCTTCGCGCCGATGGCGACACGCGCGGCGAATTCATCATTTGCGAGTTTTTTGACTGTAAGCCCCGTCAGGGCGATTACAGCATTTTTATCCCGTCCCGAAAGCAGACGCGCGGCGGCATTTCCGCCCAAGGCTTCCGCGTCAAGCGGTGAGAAGCCTTTTGAAGCCCCCGCCCCGATTAAAATGATCCGGCTGTTTCCAATGCCGGCGGGCGCCACGACTTCCAGAATTTTTCCCTTTTTCGCCTTAAATGCTAATGACTTTTCTGCGCGCGCAAGCGCGCCGTCAGTTGCCTTGTCTAGATCATCATAGGCTTTAGGCTTGCCGCCATCCTCAAAAACAGGAATGACAATTGCGCCTGTTTTCGGCAAAGCGGCGGTGGAAAAAGCGATTTGCATGAAAGTCCTCTTTTTCAGTTGTCAGCGTCAATGTTTTGTTCAA
Coding sequences within:
- a CDS encoding pyridoxamine 5'-phosphate oxidase family protein, with the translated sequence MAEFFDRLQDDHKKFIANQPMFFVATAAADGRINLSPKGQDTFRVFSDTTCAYLDLTGSGNETAAHIKRDGRITVMFNSFDKKPLILRLYGRGRAVASGEETFVTHQAMFPELPGARQIIFIDIESVQTSCGYAVPEMSFVSERHVLRKWSTAKGEDGIRDYWREKNTTSIDGFETGLLVDKE
- a CDS encoding leucyl aminopeptidase; translated protein: MQIAFSTAALPKTGAIVIPVFEDGGKPKAYDDLDKATDGALARAEKSLAFKAKKGKILEVVAPAGIGNSRIILIGAGASKGFSPLDAEALGGNAAARLLSGRDKNAVIALTGLTVKKLANDEFAARVAIGAKMKSYRFDKYRTKEEKDDKPMLAKVTVQTAAAKAKETFAAYDAVNDGVFLTRNLVSEPANILYPDSFAKQCQALSKLGVKVKVLGEAEMKKLGMGSLLGVGEGSARESKLVAMEWLGGKKGEAPVAFVGKGVTFDTGGISLKPAPNMEDMKWDMGGAGAVTGAMAAIAGRKAKANVIGVVGLVENMPDGKAQRPGDVVKSMSGQTIEVLNTDAEGRLVLADALWWTQETYKPKAVIDLATLTGAIIIALAHEFAGMFTKDDKLAKQLDAAGETSGDKLWRMPLTQAHDEMIKSEIADMQNIGGKGAGSSSAAAFLGRFIKDGVSWAHLDIAGMAWNQKDKPTCPKGGSGFGVRLLDEYVRANHEG
- a CDS encoding M23 family metallopeptidase — translated: MRRPLILLFSAIALPVAAQTPAAKGVYRLPYPDGTQVNIGNDHTTHSPTRNRLDMSASTAGQTIVAAAAGVVRIVVDDNNTVCLPTPSSSLLAFDQDDDDSISDFELLAAYNASSSNRTTIQNAFTARCNAFSTSSARCCIRSVEDPLPQNCAWMGAPAGTTCGAGTDGNGPNNYIWIEHPNGEWTKYTHIQTNSALVSEGQNIVAGTPLGIEGDVGIATGRHVHFEVAGIESADEIGAQGWLNDVDNVGNRNLRNRVPTFCQVGVVEQGQSETAAKCDDLCGNASESVSGATTSGNSPRLVQATNTVTSTSTVGANSGLALRAGQKITLQPGFSATNGGFFAAEIGACDAPGGTGDG